One segment of Erigeron canadensis isolate Cc75 chromosome 2, C_canadensis_v1, whole genome shotgun sequence DNA contains the following:
- the LOC122589810 gene encoding LOW QUALITY PROTEIN: protein MICRORCHIDIA 6-like (The sequence of the model RefSeq protein was modified relative to this genomic sequence to represent the inferred CDS: substituted 1 base at 1 genomic stop codon), translating into MDISEFLNFDNLEEESRPIKSESNLGGNSYSDAPPHKKSKIQGVRQDAXENWSSSGVSVLDQEQSLVDDANLCSTSPVCAAPVCRQFWKAGTYNDDLAPKSTTKPGSSYLHIHPKFLHSNATSHKWAFGAIAELIDNAVDEIQKEATYVIVDKVISPRDGSTGLLIQDDGGGMDPEAMRHCLSFGFSDKKSEFAIGKYGNGFKTSTMRLGADVIVFTRYLTGSSLTQSIGLLSYTFLTQSGYDRIVVPMVHYEWNFMTGTFDPLYPQSNENPNSNLSVILKWSPYSTEEELLKQFEDVGSHGTKVIIYNLWLDDDGNLELNFDSDPEDILITWDGKGKMKEGSRKAATDQHISKQLRYSLRTYLSILYLKLPETFTMVLRGKVVMYHNIANDLKHTEYILYKPQSDRGSEGAVVTTIGFDKEAPNVSYHGFNIYHTTRLILAFQPVVQYADSRGRGVGIVMRVIIGMRVKLVRLNATKLIETVARSV; encoded by the exons ATGGACATTTCtgagtttttaaattttgataatcTCGAAGAGGAGAGTAGACCTATTAAATCGGAGTCGAATCTTGGTGGGAATAGTTATAGTGATGCCCCGCCGCATAAAAAGTCCAAGATTCAGGGTGTAAGACAAGATGCTTAAGAAAACTGGAGCTCTAGTGGTGTAAGTGTGTTGGATCAAGAACAATCACTAGTAGACGACGCAAACCTTTGTTCAACATCGCCAGTGTGTGCTGCACCGGTTTGTAGACAGTTTTGGAAAGCTGGAACCTACAATGATGATCTTGCTCCTAAGTCAACAACTAAAC CGGGTTCTAGTTATCTACACATACACCCAAAATTCCTTCACTCAAATGCTACTTCTCACAAATGGGCATTTGGTG CCATAGCCGAGCTGATTGACAATGCGGTGGACGAG ATACAAAAGGAGGCTACATATGTAATTGTAGATAAAGTAATAAGCCCAAGAGATGGAAGTACAGGCTTGCTAATTCAAG ATGATGGCGGTGGGATGGACCCAGAAGCGATGCGCCATTGTTTGAGCTTTGGGTTTTCAGATAAGAAGTCAGAGTTTGCAATTGGGAAGT ATGGAAATGGCTTCAAGACCAGTACTATGAGGCTTGGAGCAGATGTGATAGTTTTTACCCGCTACTTAACTGGAAG TTCATTGACCCAAAGTATTGGACTTCTATCATATACATTTTTAACTCAATCAGGCTATGACAGGATAGTAGTCCCAATG GTTCACTACGAGTGGAACTTTATGACAGGCACTTTTGATCCCCTATATCCACAAAGTAATGAAAACCCAAACTCAAACCTATCTGTCATCTTGAAATGGTCTCCATATTCAACAGAAGAGGAACTATTGAAGCAG TTTGAAGATGTTGGTTCTCACGGAACAAAAGTCATTATATACAATTTATGGCTTGATGATGACGGGAATTTGGAGCTTAATTTTGACTCTGATCCTGAG GACATCCTTATTACCTGGGATGGAAAAGGTAAAATGAAAGAAGGTTCCCGTAAGGCAGCGACAGATCAGCACATCTCTAAGCAGCTTCGTTATTCTCTTCGT ACATACCTATCCATCTTGTATCTAAAATTACCCGAGACTTTCACAATGGTACTGCGAGGGAAAGTTGTTATGTATCATAATATTGCTAACGATCTGAAGCACACGGAATATATCTTGTATAAACCTCAAAGTGACAGAGGTTCCGAG GGTGCGGTGGTTACAACGATAGGCTTTGATAAGGAGGCTCCAAATGTGAGCTACCATGGTTTTAACATCTACCATACGACCCGTTTGATACTG GCATTTCAGCCGGTTGTCCAATATGCTGACAGTCGAGGCAGAGGTGTTG GAATAGTAATGCGGGTCATAATAGGAATGCGGGTTAAATTGGTGCGACTTAACGCGACCAAGTTAATAGAAACGGTAGCTAGATCGGTCTAG
- the LOC122589811 gene encoding uncharacterized protein LOC122589811 isoform X2, whose protein sequence is MLSFKAGIQDNKEIMYDAQELQNIESPVTVESNGTIAGSVAVKNLFKSWLTLLRMPSPHQPAEGMLEGPFLHNIVEAEDSVQDSGRGEILKIVWCDLLGLHSTIKITAIIFIPMYLAVSMKYGAEVVKELAPLWTGGPLIVAAYATMIQLISSLYIFSFRQSVKLLKKSPMVYDYVAGGKLNDLMIPVARFWSLGNKEMSKRMLKDFHLWVVDICMDYVESIWPSYCKLIRFLKRANFI, encoded by the exons ATGTTATCCTTTAAAGCCGGTATTCAAGATAACAAAGAAATAATGTATGATGCACAAGAGTTGCAAAACATTGAATCCCCGGTTACAGTTGAATCAAATGGGACCATAGCAGGCTCTGTAGCTGTGAAGAACCTATTCAAAAGTTGGTTGACATTGTTACGTATGCCTTCACCCCATCAACCAGCAGAAGGGATGCTAGAGGGGCCATTCTTGCACAATATAGTTGAAGCGGAGGACAGTGTTCAAGATAGTGGAAGAGGTGAGATATTGAAAATAGTTTGGTGCGACCTTTTGGGTTTGCATTCAACGATAAAGATAACCGCGATCATTTT CATACCCATGTACCTGGCAGTTAGTATGAAATATGGAGCAGAAGTTGTAAAGGAGCTGGCTCCTTTGTGGACCGGTGGACCTCTGATCGTGGCTGCATATGCAACCATGATTCAGTTGATATCCTCGCTCTATATTTTTAGCTTCAGGCAATCAGTTAAGCTACTAAAGAAGTCACCAATGGTGTACGATTATGTTGCTGGTGGCAAGCTCAATGACTTGATGATACCCGTGGCCCGTTTTTGGAGCTTAGGCAACAAAGAAATGTCGAAAAGAATGCTGAAAGATTTTCATCTATGGGTGGTGGATATAtgtatggactatgtggaatcaATATGGCCTTCTTATTGCAAGTTGATCAGGTTTTTGAAGAGAGCAAATTTCATCTAG
- the LOC122589811 gene encoding uncharacterized protein LOC122589811 isoform X1 gives MVKGRQKFYFKHHLTLNLDVVVLVSSITLPPLIHVLKRKSLRMLSFKAGIQDNKEIMYDAQELQNIESPVTVESNGTIAGSVAVKNLFKSWLTLLRMPSPHQPAEGMLEGPFLHNIVEAEDSVQDSGRGEILKIVWCDLLGLHSTIKITAIIFIPMYLAVSMKYGAEVVKELAPLWTGGPLIVAAYATMIQLISSLYIFSFRQSVKLLKKSPMVYDYVAGGKLNDLMIPVARFWSLGNKEMSKRMLKDFHLWVVDICMDYVESIWPSYCKLIRFLKRANFI, from the exons ATGGTAAAAGGCCGACAAAAATTCTATTTTAAGCACCATTTAACCTTGAACCTTGATGTTGTTGTGCTTGTATCCAGCATAACACTTCCTCCACTTATTCATGTATTAAAGCGGAAATCACTAAGAATGTTATCCTTTAAAGCCGGTATTCAAGATAACAAAGAAATAATGTATGATGCACAAGAGTTGCAAAACATTGAATCCCCGGTTACAGTTGAATCAAATGGGACCATAGCAGGCTCTGTAGCTGTGAAGAACCTATTCAAAAGTTGGTTGACATTGTTACGTATGCCTTCACCCCATCAACCAGCAGAAGGGATGCTAGAGGGGCCATTCTTGCACAATATAGTTGAAGCGGAGGACAGTGTTCAAGATAGTGGAAGAGGTGAGATATTGAAAATAGTTTGGTGCGACCTTTTGGGTTTGCATTCAACGATAAAGATAACCGCGATCATTTT CATACCCATGTACCTGGCAGTTAGTATGAAATATGGAGCAGAAGTTGTAAAGGAGCTGGCTCCTTTGTGGACCGGTGGACCTCTGATCGTGGCTGCATATGCAACCATGATTCAGTTGATATCCTCGCTCTATATTTTTAGCTTCAGGCAATCAGTTAAGCTACTAAAGAAGTCACCAATGGTGTACGATTATGTTGCTGGTGGCAAGCTCAATGACTTGATGATACCCGTGGCCCGTTTTTGGAGCTTAGGCAACAAAGAAATGTCGAAAAGAATGCTGAAAGATTTTCATCTATGGGTGGTGGATATAtgtatggactatgtggaatcaATATGGCCTTCTTATTGCAAGTTGATCAGGTTTTTGAAGAGAGCAAATTTCATCTAG